The Drechmeria coniospora strain ARSEF 6962 chromosome 02, whole genome shotgun sequence genome has a segment encoding these proteins:
- a CDS encoding CwfJ domain protein — protein MAAPKIVVLGSLNGDLAPAFTKLATLHAKNNFSMAILVGDVFAPATDDGVIASLMDGTLEVPLPTYFTVGTHPLPAQIAAKVEADEEICPNLHFLGKRSITKTSDGLRIVSLGGLLDANLVGGQSKEQHLPFHSDDDAKALKGANSADILLTSMWPAEVFHGSKVQLEAAQRAAIQSSQSIAELCAALKPRYHLSASPTPFFYEREAFVHPVTGDGEVASFTRFISLAPYGNDAKAKAMYAFGLNTSDVSLPAGVTASPFAPQRKRGRNDDAAYSRFGHQHDAQHGRRGKRRRQSPPPGPDRCYFCLSNPNISSHMCCSIGDDAYITTAKGPLPTPTTFAAEGLEFPGHFIIIPLGHAATIPSMGDTSDPNGDAVKTYKEMTRFRDSLQAMISTKSSHKLGAVTWEISRDRNVHVIWQFIAIPAPLIHNGVAEAAFRVEAENQQYPPFQAKDLALGDQAAYGDFFRVWLWADNGEDKIKGKSLVMPLPSDLRFDLQFGRRVLAKLIGLEKRFVWQDCAQAEEEETKDVEAFREAFKPWDFTLA, from the exons ATGGCAGCTCCCAAGAT CGTTGTCTTGGGTAGCCTCAATGGCGACCTCGCCCCGGCCTTTACGAAACTGGCTACGCTGCATGCGAAGAACAATTTCTCCatggccatcctcgtcggcgacgtcttCGCACCGGCCACCGATGATGGCGTCATCGCTTCGCTCATGGATGGGACTCTCGAGGTCCCCCTCCCAACCTACTTCACCGTCGGCACACATCCCCTGCCGGCCCAAATcgccgccaaggtcgaggccgacgaagagATTTGCCCGAACCTCCACTTCCTGGGCAAACGCAGCATCACCAAGACGTCCGACGGCCTCAGAatcgtctccctcggcgggctcctcgacgccaacCTCGTGGGCGGCCAGTCGAAGGAGCAGCACCTCCCCTTCCAcagcgatgacgacgcaAAGGCACTCAAGGGCGCCAACAGCGCCGACATTCTCTTGACGTCCATGTGGCCCGCCGAAGTTTTCCACGGCTCCAAGGTCCAGCTCGAAGCCGCTCAACGCGCGGCGATCCAGAGCAGCCAGTCAATCGCAGAGCTGTGCGCCGCACTCAAGCCTCGCTATCACCTATCGGCCTCCCCAACGCCCTTCTTTTACGAGAGGGAGGCCTTTGTTCATCCAGTGACGGGAGATGGCGAGGTCGCTTCCTTCACCCGCTTCATCTCCTTGGCACCGTACGGGAATGACGCCAAGGCAAAGGCCATGTACGCCTTCGGTCTGAACACGTCGGACGTCTCACTGCCTGCCGGCGTCACGGCCTCCCCCTTTGCTCCGCAGAGGAAGCGTGGCCgaaacgacgacgccgcctaCAGTCGCTTCGGCCACCAACACGACGCTCAgcacggccggcgaggcaaGCGACGACGCCAATCTCCGCCGCCGGGGCCCGACCGCTGCTACTTTTGCCTGTCCAACCCCAATATCTCGTCACACATGTGCTGCagcatcggcgacgacgcatACATAACCACGGCCAAGGGGCCCCTGCCCACGCCCACCAcgttcgccgccgagggtcTCGAGTTTCCCGGCCACTTCATCATCATCCCGCTCGGCCACGCGGCCACCATTCCTTCCATGGGCGATACCTCGGACCccaacggcgacgccgtcaagaCGTACAAGGAAATGACCCGTTTCCGCGACTCTCTCCAAGCCATGATCTCGACCAAGTCTTCACAcaagctcggcgccgtcaccTGGGAGATCAGCCGCGATCGCAACGTCCACGTCATCTGGCAGTTCATCGCCATCCCCGCTCCCCTGATCCACAATggcgtcgccgaagccgcgTTTCGTGTCGAGGCCGAAAACCAGCAATACCCGCCCTTCCAGGCCAAAGACCTCGCCCTTGGCGACCAGGCCGCCTACGGCGACTTCTTCCGCGTATGGCTCTGGGCCGACAATGGCGAGGACAAGATTAAGGGCAAGTCCCTGGTCATGCCGCTGCCCTCGGACCTTCGCTTCGACCTGCAGTTTGGCCGGCGCGTCCTGGCGAAGCTCATTGGTCTGGAGAAGCGCTTCGTCTGGCAAGACTGCGCCCaagcggaggaggaagagacCAAAGACGTCGAGGCCTTTCGCGAGGCCTTTAAGCCTTGGGACTTTACCCTGGCCTAG
- a CDS encoding HEAT repeat protein, whose protein sequence is MIRNRAFQPLGEKDCCRLPQAWQDQIVSNFERLEVSPFPEQGLYDKDPQVWRGKCLPKYAGLLVLLEITAVHPSTNARIAELLLRKLKLALRPSSSLASDEVHFIIGQGFQAYLRMSKASGSVDTSLSPLLRAAVPRFARSPGFLQAYVTYERERMGSDDQVRAPPGPGIDRPSTEEDPAIKSLVENLSSPSRDVQLASLELLRELDTAQQSRDCVEAMAEIGKTPLSLDQARTIAMHLRKLAMQYASVHHASWLGTGIPRFIFGMLNVKLSPAWDSAVEALQIVAQTKPGEEAVSAITFQWLENPSIRWTPPSADANGWQRPVRTDFECTALAELEKLASTMLDRVAKADDMLLRDFDETQCLVEAIASTARSRALKVFNAMPSIAEKRSRQLVPHFLSWAADDEDRDNDATDGTGQSEGSSWSLVDRKGLLGVFSQFLNPRVLYQHEKVYETLVQLMENGDVEVQKLTLKAILAWKQVGIQMYQENLEYLLDEARFKNELAVFLQGNNVIKPEHREELMPVLLRLLYGRTISKKGVASGKNGLHATRLAVLRNLSIDDMGGFLDIAAGKLKDVRIAVPPSQRQKIFGDAIISARRQMGFLNMISSLISELGTNVDHYMDTLLNAVLYCLVYSCRHLGADAAGEPETDAEENTAKVGLQSFLKATRSIGIKCLTALFQNAQVFQWAPYHDLIIEEVVAPRLENMPVETTQGVSGMLHLISTWSALPKVAMFLAPHGTSVPEGILPKVIACLAMEKTKDDVKVFILSMLQNLVKIALAPAIESEFNEVIKAELLDPNAKAMLANVTAILKTPSISMDLLEACVETILSFAPILQDLENSQSVIRISSFLLQQPPRRVSPKTKGRILLIVESFVGLPDAAEDTGLLGEVYDTLASLFSYFKDKENRLSLSRALIAISQQDAEVAEVASLCQELNCFKTGRLDEPDYDRRLAAFNAISADRDVPWTPKQWMPLLHNLLFFIKADEEFGVLSSNSADGMRRFVKNAADCPSAHLKGEFEKQMKTILLPSIYSGAREQSETVRRENLRVFGFLLTVMPTWAPVADMGGLLDELQDDSSEPTFFFNILSPATSRQLEALRTLDAANSSREMSSQNVGQFFIPLLEHFIFGREDGADDHGVGAEAINVIGSLALSLHWNHWRTTFHRYSSYIESRPEMQKQTLRLLGKFSDALVLSSEAQVPAVNDVDQPDTLSTSAKRLCQTCPGIAQLSTDILDYFLPPLIKHLHQKDESEVSYRVPVGVVIVKLLKLVPSQQAEQRLAGVLTDICHILRSKSLEARDMARDTLVKIAVILGSSFFGFILKELRGALTRGYQLHVLSYTMHSILLATVPTFSPGDLDHCLGPIVTVVMDDIFGVIGQEKDAEGYTNQMKEIKSSKSQDSMELVAKTASVSHLIHLVKPIQALLMQRIDLKMARKIDTLMARIGSGLLQNPAAESRDTLVFCYEVIQAAYQAQQPQEEPKIDPRVKKYLVQKGAKKSGERGRAAKHTYKLARFAVDILRSMFKKYDSLRTPTNLAGFIPILGDAIIDGEDEVKVAAFRLLAVIVKVPLGTEDGNNVYKVAVKEATKCISMSTSTTTELSQAALKMLAVVLRDRRETPIKDPAIDMLLGKLKDDFTEPLYRHVTFNFLRSVLDRRVETAVVYDTVDHVGTVMISNDDKDTRDLARGAFFQFIREYPQKKARWSKQLDFVVANLKYKREGGRLSVMEVIHLLLMKSSDEFVQEVAGTCFLPLFFVLANDESEKCRLSAGELLKEIFRKSDKERTQKYLTLLRSWVASDSNLMVLRLALQVFGYYFESNENAQNNAKDCKLVLDKAAGILGADDVGGMDEQLVETTLGVVRLFTTTMRPQTLSADKEELWADVAGCLRHPKASVKLATVKLINSYLVDFATQKGSRSRGETIEGSHGLRLTLDDVYKLSRVSLGTLNGDEVDEALASELVHVLVFLGSFLPATSTVVDESGEENEEEGDGDQDKEDDESKKNLDFLFWRISHILRKEIRPRGEAMHAKVAAMEILETVYRRGSDEQTRPSLKTILAPLHHLTDPSIPVPFSNDEVFKTKLEGVKTRAQILMDSLQKRVGTGEYSKALMEIRDEVKARRQARSTKRKIEAIAQPEKHGRDKRKKFEKNKERRKVRGREQKVARQSYQGY, encoded by the coding sequence ATGATTCGGAATCGAGCGTTCCAACCTCTGGGCGAAAAAGACTGTTGTCGACTTCCCCAGGCCTGGCAGGACCAAATCGTATCAAACTTCGAACGGCTAGAGGTGTCTCCATTCCCCGAGCAAGGCCTGTACGACAAGGATCCTCAGGTTTGGAGAGGCAAATGCCTGCCCAAATATGCTGGCCTCCTTGTTCTGCTGGAAATCACCGCCGTTCACCCTTCGACAAACGCTCGCATTGCCGAGTTGCTGCTGCGAAAGCTCAAGCTCGCCCttcgcccgtcgtcctcgctcgCTTCCGATGAAGTTCATTTCATCATCGGCCAAGGATTTCAAGCGTACCTTCGCATGAGCAAGGCATCGGGCTCGGTGGACACATCCCTCAGCCCCCTGCTCCGCGCAGCCGTTCCGCGGTTTGCACGGTCGCCCGGTTTCCTCCAGGCCTATGTAACTTATGAACGCGAGCGTATGGGCAGTGACGACCAGGTTCGAGCGCCCCCTGGACCTGGTATCGACAGACCTTCGACCGAAGAGGACCCTGCTATCAAGTCACTCGTCGAGAACCTAAGTTCACCTTCCCGCGACGTCCAGCTGGCTTCCCTGGAACTCTTGCGCGAACTGGATACCGCCCAACAATCTCGCGACTGCGTGGAGGCAATGGCGGAGATTGGAAAGACACCACTGAGTCTTGACCAGGCAAGGACCATTGCCATGCACCTGCGCAAGCTCGCCATGCAGTACGCTTCGGTACACCATGCTTCCTGGCTTGGAACAGGGATACCGAGGTTTATATTCGGCATGTTGAACGTCAAGCTATCCCCTGCCTGGGACAGTGCCGTCGAAGCCCTCCAGATTGTCGCCCAAACCAagcccggcgaggaggcggtcTCGGCCATCACGTTCCAATGGCTAGAGAATCCCTCTATTCGCTGGACGCCGCCAAGTGCCGACGCAAATGGCTGGCAGCGCCCCGTCCGTACCGACTTTGAGTGTACTGcactcgccgagctcgagaaaTTGGCCAGTACCATGCTGGATCGGGTGGCaaaggccgacgacatgcTGCTCAGAGATTTCGACGAGACGCAGTGCCTCGTTGAGGCAATCGCCTCGACCGCCAGAAGCCGAGCCCTAAAAGTCTTCAACGCGATGCCGTCCATTGCCGAAAAGCGTTCGCGCCAGCTCGTACCGCATTTCCTCTCCTgggccgccgatgacgaggaccGGGACAATGATGCGACTGATGGTACGGGCCAGAGCGAGGGGTCGTCATGGTCCCTGGTTGATCGCAAGGGACTTTTGGGTGTCTTTTCCCAGTTCCTCAACCCTAGAGTGCTGTATCAGCACGAGAAGGTCTACGAGACGCTTGTCCAGCTCATGGAGAACGGTGATGTCGAGGTGCAGAAACTTACTCTCAAAGCAATACTGGCCTGGAAGCAGGTGGGCATCCAGATGTACCAGGAAAACCTCGAGTACCTCCTTGACGAGGCTCGATTCAAAAACGAGCTGGCTGTTTTCTTGCAGGGGAACAACGTCATCAAGCCTGAACATCGCGAGGAACTGATGCCTGTTTTGCTGCGGCTTCTTTACGGCCGCACCATCTCGAAGAAGGGCGTCGCAAGTGGCAAAAACGGACTCCACGCGACGCGTCTAGCTGTTTTGCGGAACTTGTCAATCGATGACATGGGCGGTTTCCTCGACATTGCTGCGGGAAAATTGAAGGACGTTCGAATTGCGGTGCCGCCAAGTCAAAGACAAAAGATTTTCGGCGATGCCATCATTTCCGCTCGGAGGCAGATGGGTTTCCTAAATATGATCTCATCTCTCATATCCGAACTAGGAACCAACGTCGACCACTACATGGACACCCTGCTCAACGCTGTTCTGTACTGCCTTGTCTATTCATGCAGGCATcttggcgccgacgccgccggcgaacCAGAGACTGACGCGGAAGAAAACACGGCCAAGGTTGGCCTTCAGTCGTTCCTCAAAGCGACAAGGTCTATAGGTATCAAATGCTTGACGGCTCTTTTTCAAAACGCTCAGGTTTTCCAATGGGCACCTTACCATGACCTGATCATTGAGGAGGTTGTTGCTCCGAGGCTCGAAAACATGCCTGTCGAGACCACCCAAGGGGTGTCAGGCATGTTGCACCTGATATCAACCTGGTCAGCTCTTCCGAAGGTGGCCATGTTCCTCGCGCCGCATGGAACGAGCGTCCCTGAAGGAATTCTTCCCAAGGTCATCGCCTGTCTGGCCATGGAGAAGACGAAGGATGACGTCAAGGTCTTCATCCTCAGCATGCTCCAGAACCTAGTCAAAATCGCCCTGGCACCGGCCATTGAGTCCGAATTCAACGAGGTCATCAAGGCCGAGCTTCTCGATCCAAACGCTAAAGCGATGCTGGCAAACGTCACCGCCATTCTGAAGACGCCAAGCATCAGCATGGATCTTCTCGAGGCCTGCGTGGAGACGATCTTATCCTTTGCACCCATCCTTCAGGACCTTGAAAACTCACAATCCGTCATTCGAATTTCCAGCTTCTTGCTTCAGCAACCGCCACGCCGGGTGAGCCCAAAGACGAAGGGAAGAATTCTCTTGATCGTCGAGAGCTTTGTTGGGTTGCCGGACGCTGCCGAGGACACCGGTCTACTGGGCGAGGTCTACGACACGCTGGCATCGCTTTTCAGCTATTTCAAGGACAAAGAGAACAGGCTGTCCCTGTCGCGCGCGCTGATAGCGATTTCTCAGCAGgacgccgaggtggccgaggttGCTAGCCTCTGCCAGGAGCTGAACTGCTTCAAGACGGGCCGACTGGACGAACCGGACTACGACAGGCGTCTCGCAGCCTTCAACGCGATATCGGCGGACCGGGACGTCCCCTGGACACCGAAACAGTGGATGCCACTCCTGCACAACTTGCTGTTCTTCATCAAGGCGGACGAAGAGTTTGGAGTTCTTTCCTCGAACTCTGCTGATGGCATGCGCCGCTTCGTCAAGAATGCTGCAGACTGTCCATCTGCCCATCTCAAAGGGGAGTTCGAGAAACAAATGAAGACTATCCTCCTGCCTTCCATCTACTCTGGTGCACGCGAGCAGTCCGAGACGGTGCGGCGAGAAAACCTGCGAGTGTTTGGATTCCTCTTGACTGTGATGCCAACCTGGGCCCCAGTCGCTGACATGGGTGGCCTCCTGGACGAGCTCCAGGACGACTCGTCAGAGCCAACCTTTTTCTTCAACATCCTGAGCCCTGCCACATCCAGACAACTCGAGGCGCTTCGAACATTGGATGCGGCAAACTCTTCGAGGGAGATGAGCAGTCAAAACGTGGGCCAGTTCTTCATTCCCCTGTTGGAGCACTTCATATTCGGCCGAGaggacggagccgacgaccACGGCGTGGGCGCTGAAGCGATCAATGTCATCGGCAGCCTGGCATTGTCGCTGCACTGGAATCATTGGCGGACAACCTTTCATCGATACAGCAGCTATATTGAGTCGCGTCCGGAAATGCAAAAACAGACCTTGCGACTCCTGGGGAAGTTCTCGGATGCCTTGGTGCTGTCTTCGGAAGCACAAGTGCCCGCCGTCAACGACGTAGACCAGCCTGATACtttgtcgacctcggcgaaGAGACTGTGTCAGACGTGCCCAGGCATAGCACAGTTGTCCACCGACATCCTGGACTACTTCTTACCGCCTCTGATCAAGCACCTCCATCAAAAGGACGAATCCGAAGTCAGCTACCGCGTGCCGGTAGGCGTGGTCATCGTCAAACTGCTGAAACTCGTACCTTCGCAGCAGGCGGAGCAGAGACTTGCGGGCGTTCTGACAGACATCTGCCACATTCTGCGCAGCAAGTCCCTGGAGGCAAGAGATATGGCCCGAGACACGCTCGTCAAGATTGCCGTCATTCTGGGGTCGTCCTTCTTTGGGTTCATTCTGAAAGAGTTGCGAGGCGCACTGACGCGAGGTTACCAACTCCACGTCCTCTCGTACACGATGCATTCTATTCTCTTGGCGACGGTCCCAACATTCTCGCCGGGCGACCTGGATCACTGCCTGGGCCCtatcgtcaccgtcgtcatggaTGACATCTTTGGCGTTATCGGGCAGGAGAAAGATGCCGAAGGATACACAAACCAGATGAAGGAAATCAAGAGCAGCAAGAGCCAGGATTCGATGGAGCTGGTGGCCAAGACTGCTTCCGTGAGCCACCTGATTCATCTCGTCAAGCCCATACAAGCTCTCCTCATGCAACGGATCGACTTGAAGATGGCGCGCAAGATTGATACGTTGATGGCCCGAATCGGCTCCGGTCTGTTGCAAAACCCAGCCGCCGAGAGTCGAGACACGTTGGTGTTTTGCTACGAAGTTATTCAAGCAGCGTATCAAGCGCAACAGCCGCAAGAGGAACCGAAGATAGATCCAAGGGTCAAGAAGTACCTGGTGCAGAAGGGAGCAAAGAAGAGTGGCGAGCGCGGCAGGGCGGCGAAGCACACATACAAGCTCGCCCGGTTTGCCGTCGACATTCTGCGATCCATGTTCAAAAAGTATGACAGCTTACGAACTCCGACCAACCTCGCAGGCTTCATTCCAATTCTAGGCGATGCCATTAttgatggcgaggatgaggtcAAGGTAGCCGCCTTCCGACTTTTGGCCGTCATTGTCAAAGTCCCGCTCGGTACGGAGGATGGAAACAACGTGTATAAAGTGGCGGTCAAGGAAGCGACGAAGTGCATATCGATGTCGacatccaccaccaccgaACTCTCCCAGGCCGCTTTGAAGATGCTGGCGGTGGTCCTTCGGGACCGCCGAGAGACCCCGATCAAGGACCCGGCGATTGACATGCTTCTCGGCAAGCTCAAAGACGACTTTACCGAGCCACTGTATCGGCATGTTACCTTCAACTTCCTGCGGTCTGTCTTGGATCGTCGTGTTGAAACTGCCGTTGTCTACGACACGGTAGACCATGTCGGCACGGTCATGATCAGCAACGATGATAAGGACACACGAGACCTGGCTCGTGGCGCGTTCTTCCAGTTCATCCGGGAGTACCCGCAGAAAAAGGCACGCTGGAGCAAGCAACTCGACTTTGTAGTGGCCAACCTCAAGTACAAGCGAGAAGGCGGTCGCTTGTCGGTCATGGAAGTTATCCACCTGCTGCTCATGAAGTCGTCGGATGAGTTCGTTCAAGAGGTCGCGGGAACATGCTTCCTGCCGCTCTTCTTCGTCCTTGCCAACGACGAGAGCGAAAAGTGCAGGCTGTCCGCCGGAGAGTTGCTGAAGGAGATCTTCCGCAAGTCGGACAAGGAACGAACCCAGAAATACCTGACCCTTTTGCGCTCGTGGGTAGCAAGCGACAGCAACCTCATGGTTCTCCGACTGGCCTTGCAAGTTTTCGGCTACTACTTCGAGTCCAACGAAAATGCGCAGAACAACGCGAAGGACTGCAAGCTTGTGCTTGACAAGGCGGCAGGGATTCTCGGCGCGGATGATGTTGGCGGCATGGATGAGCAGCTAGTCGAAACGACGCTTGGTGTCGTCCGGCTCTTCACAACGACGATGCGCCCGCAGACGTTGTCGGCGGACAAGGAGGAGTTGTGGGCAGATGTTGCAGGCTGCCTGCGGCACCCCAAGGCCTCTGTCAAGCTGGCTACGGTGAAACTGATCAACTCGTACCTCGTTGACTTTGCGACGCAAAAAGGTAGCAGGTCAAGAGGCGAGACCATCGAGGGCTCGCACGGCCTCCGGCTGACGCTGGATGACGTGTACAAGCTGAGCCGCGTTTCACTGGGCACGCTGAACGGtgacgaggtggacgaggcaCTCGCTTCCGAGCTCGTGCACGTTCTCGTCTTTCTAGGCTCATTCCTCCCAGCGACATCTACCGTGGTGGACGAATCAGGGGAGGAGAACGAAGAGGAAGGTGACGGGGACCAAGAcaaggaggatgacgagagCAAGAAGAACCTGGATTTCCTCTTCTGGAGAATATCCCACATCCTGCGAAAGGAAATCCGACCGAGAGGCGAGGCCATGCACGCCAaggtggcggcgatggaaATTTTGGAAACGGTATACCGGAGAGGGTCGGACGAGCAGACTCGACCATCTCTCAAGACGATCCTGGCGCCGCTCCATCACTTGACGGACCCATCGATCCCGGTACCGTTTAGCAACGACGAGGTGTTCAAGACGAAGCTCGAGGGGGTCAAGACGAGAGCGCAGATCCTCATGGACTCGCTGCAGAAGCGGGTGGGCACGGGCGAGTACAGCAAGGCACTGATGGAGATTCGCGACGAGGTCAAGGCCAGGCGGCAAGCGAGGTCGACGAAGAGAAAGATTGAGGCGATCGCGCAGCCGGAGAAGCACGGGAGGGACAAGCGGAAGAAGTTTGAGAAGAACAAGGAGAGGAGAAAGGTTCGAGGCAGGGAGCAAAAGGTGGCGAGGCAGTCGTACCAAGGGTATTAA
- a CDS encoding DNL zinc finger protein has protein sequence MASRAASRVPGSIASLALVRSAGPQTLRHPLPATAAAASLRLSYAAFYTAFSPVSSPRPFSATSHAAAHAIPRPPRPATVRPRSQAAAEISPGNEDPLVGESESRADGGNESPRPPRPRNAPYYQITFTCVPCGHRSHHNVSKQAYHKGSTLITCPGCRNRHVISDHLNIFGDRKITVEDLMREKGNLVKRGSLGEDGDIEFWPDDAAESSASAKSGSDTP, from the coding sequence ATGGCATCGAGAGCAGCCTCCCGTGTCCCCGGTTCCATCGCCAGCCTCGCACTCGTCCGCTCCGCCGGGCCTCAGACCCTCCGCCATCCTCTCCCCGCCacggccgctgccgcctccCTACGCCTCTCGTACGCGGCATTCTACACCGCCTTCTCCCCAGTCTCCTCGCCGCGACCCTTCTCCGCAACATctcatgccgccgcccacgccATCCCCCGGCCTCCCCGTCCAGCAACCGTCCGTCCCCGGTCCcaggccgcggccgagatcAGTCCCGGCAACGAGGACCCCCTCGTCGGTGAATCCGAGAGCagagccgacggcggcaacgagagTCCGCGCCCGCCGCGCCCTCGGAACGCCCCCTATTATCAAATCACCTTCACCTGCGTCCCCTGCGGTCACCGCTCCCACCACAACGTCTCCAAGCAGGCCTACCACAAGGGCTCGACCCTCATCACCTGCCCCGGCTGCCGCAACAGGCATGTCATCAGCGACCACCTCAACATATTCGGCGACCGCAAAATCACCGTCGAGGACCTCATGAGGGAAAAGGGCAACCTGGTCAAGAGAGGCAGCTtgggcgaggacggggatATCGAGTTTTGGCccgatgatgccgccgagtCGTCTGCGAGTGCCAAGTCGGGTTCGGATACGCCTTGA